A section of the Streptomyces sp. 6-11-2 genome encodes:
- a CDS encoding 2-oxo-4-hydroxy-4-carboxy-5-ureidoimidazoline decarboxylase has protein sequence MNSAAGVTDSGLAIVNSMPREEFVQKLFDSCHLPVLTWAENVEAARPYDTVESLLGRATSAVDGLSPEEVVAAHTGLTRIGAPIAGTDAEARWSRSESAGVGTETELLARLAAANEAYEERFGHVFLISATGLTGWDIVEAIRARLGNDEAAETEQIKSELKKLMAIRLPKLLHELAEPGTSY, from the coding sequence ATGAACAGCGCCGCCGGCGTCACCGACAGCGGCCTGGCCATCGTGAACTCGATGCCACGTGAGGAATTCGTCCAGAAACTCTTCGACTCCTGCCACCTGCCGGTGCTCACGTGGGCCGAGAACGTCGAAGCCGCGCGGCCCTACGACACCGTTGAGAGTCTGCTCGGCCGGGCCACGAGCGCAGTCGACGGACTCAGCCCGGAGGAGGTGGTCGCCGCACACACCGGCCTGACCCGAATCGGCGCCCCGATCGCCGGCACCGACGCCGAGGCTCGCTGGTCACGCTCGGAGTCAGCAGGCGTGGGAACCGAAACGGAACTGCTCGCACGTCTGGCGGCGGCCAATGAGGCATACGAGGAGCGCTTCGGCCACGTGTTCCTCATCAGCGCCACCGGCCTCACCGGGTGGGACATCGTCGAAGCCATCCGGGCACGCCTGGGAAACGACGAGGCAGCCGAGACAGAGCAGATCAAGAGCGAGCTCAAGAAGCTCATGGCGATCCGGCTGCCGAAGCTGCTGCATGAGCTGGCCGAGCCGGGCACCTCCTACTGA
- a CDS encoding SMI1/KNR4 family protein yields the protein MELTQATVNDLLAQLGSGDGYMYLPSDLDSRRLTDLLDSRYGAPRTLVLEGFTDPTVDESRGAALLVPFEDRAVTIRAWAYGDQWVGTGTARDAEGIERPVLVVAHREVPEPLAVAPEEDTDWMERLIRITGWTQPARRPDVDWAEVESRLGTALPSDYKHMAETFGEGAFDGYLNLNQEPWTSLMEDGLLIWAGTEHEDLYCWRTDGDDPDRWPVVVRSFDGEDVHFDCRTAEFVCRILIDPRHPFTMARYFDTHWFMNYRERR from the coding sequence ATGGAGCTCACGCAAGCGACCGTCAACGACCTGCTGGCCCAACTCGGCTCGGGGGACGGATACATGTACCTGCCCAGCGACCTGGATTCGCGGCGCCTGACCGACCTGCTCGACAGCAGGTACGGCGCCCCGCGCACCCTCGTCCTCGAGGGCTTCACCGATCCGACGGTCGACGAGTCCAGGGGCGCGGCCCTCCTCGTGCCCTTCGAGGACCGGGCCGTCACGATACGGGCGTGGGCGTACGGGGACCAGTGGGTCGGCACGGGTACGGCGCGGGACGCCGAGGGGATCGAGCGGCCCGTGCTGGTGGTCGCTCACAGAGAGGTGCCCGAGCCCTTGGCGGTCGCTCCAGAGGAGGACACCGACTGGATGGAGCGGCTCATACGGATCACCGGGTGGACCCAGCCCGCCCGGCGGCCGGACGTGGACTGGGCGGAGGTGGAGTCACGCCTGGGCACCGCGCTGCCGAGCGACTACAAACACATGGCCGAGACGTTCGGCGAGGGCGCCTTCGACGGATATCTGAACCTGAACCAGGAGCCGTGGACGTCTCTCATGGAGGACGGGTTGCTCATCTGGGCGGGTACTGAGCACGAGGACCTGTACTGCTGGAGGACCGACGGTGACGACCCCGACCGCTGGCCCGTCGTGGTCCGGTCCTTCGACGGCGAGGACGTCCACTTCGACTGCCGGACCGCGGAGTTCGTCTGCCGCATCCTCATCGACCCGCGCCACCCGTTCACGATGGCCCGCTATTTCGACACCCACTGGTTCATGAACTACCGCGAACGCCGCTGA
- a CDS encoding sugar phosphate isomerase/epimerase: MSTVNASTILRTSPKVGVDGRKLPEGAEPGALGRLRHAAELGLDGVFFRSILEMSETLDPGELREVRALADELGLYLEAGVGKVNPYATPETPEIRILGDGDYLRGMERMIQAAAEIGIHELWTGTANYKFGLPGYFVFDRFRTDAPWPDQLTATVKVLRSLAPVLNETGSHLNLETHEEITSFELVRIVEEVGPDTVGITFDIGNVLVRAEDPVKAAQRVAPYVRMTHVKDAGLYFTDFGIGHQLVPVGQGVIDWEGVFGVLRLEAPHVNLSIENPQLRFEMPLHVYDPTWRAAHPDLTTDELAAIVQMTVVHESRIRDGLAPTREQVYAAPCESEDQLAFITESAAFIRETLAKVAGRGDC; this comes from the coding sequence ATGTCAACCGTGAACGCATCAACCATCCTTCGCACGAGTCCCAAGGTCGGAGTCGACGGACGGAAACTGCCTGAGGGAGCCGAACCCGGTGCGCTCGGCCGGCTGCGTCACGCCGCCGAACTCGGCCTCGATGGGGTCTTTTTCCGCTCGATACTCGAAATGAGCGAGACACTCGATCCGGGCGAGCTGCGCGAGGTGCGCGCACTCGCCGACGAACTCGGCCTCTACCTGGAAGCCGGGGTGGGGAAGGTCAACCCGTACGCAACTCCCGAGACGCCGGAGATCCGGATCCTCGGGGACGGGGATTATCTGCGCGGGATGGAACGCATGATCCAGGCTGCGGCAGAGATCGGCATTCACGAACTCTGGACCGGAACCGCCAACTACAAGTTCGGGTTGCCCGGCTACTTCGTGTTCGACCGGTTCCGCACGGATGCCCCGTGGCCCGACCAGCTCACCGCGACCGTCAAGGTGCTCAGGAGCCTGGCCCCCGTGCTGAACGAGACAGGCTCGCATCTCAACCTCGAGACCCACGAGGAGATCACCAGTTTCGAGCTCGTGCGCATCGTCGAGGAGGTGGGCCCGGACACCGTCGGCATCACCTTCGACATCGGAAACGTGCTGGTCCGGGCAGAGGACCCCGTGAAGGCCGCCCAGCGCGTCGCCCCGTACGTGCGGATGACCCATGTCAAGGACGCCGGACTGTACTTCACCGATTTCGGGATCGGTCATCAACTCGTCCCCGTGGGCCAAGGCGTCATCGACTGGGAAGGCGTGTTCGGCGTTCTCCGGCTCGAAGCGCCACATGTCAACCTCTCCATCGAGAATCCCCAGCTGCGCTTCGAGATGCCGCTGCACGTCTATGACCCGACCTGGCGCGCGGCGCACCCCGACCTGACGACCGACGAGCTCGCGGCGATCGTTCAGATGACGGTCGTTCACGAGAGCAGGATCCGCGACGGGCTGGCGCCCACCCGAGAGCAGGTGTACGCCGCGCCGTGCGAGTCGGAAGACCAGCTCGCGTTCATCACCGAGAGTGCGGCGTTCATCCGCGAAACGCTGGCGAAGGTGGCTGGGAGAGGCGACTGCTGA
- a CDS encoding EutN/CcmL family microcompartment protein — translation MNRRAVTVIAKVIGCAISTLKVPGLHGSNYMLVYDSDVRGQPLGKPLISGGSRAGELVPIATGSAARAAEVRPPTT, via the coding sequence ATGAATCGCCGGGCTGTTACGGTGATCGCCAAGGTGATCGGCTGTGCGATCTCCACCCTCAAAGTGCCGGGCCTGCATGGCTCAAATTACATGCTCGTGTACGACTCTGACGTCAGGGGCCAGCCGTTAGGCAAACCCCTCATCTCCGGTGGCTCCCGAGCCGGAGAGCTGGTGCCCATCGCCACAGGAAGTGCCGCCCGTGCTGCCGAAGTTCGGCCGCCGACTACGTAG
- a CDS encoding sugar phosphate isomerase/epimerase encodes MAEEGLDGVAFATPLLVSSRLDRHELVEIRDLAADLGLYLEVGIGAIATPDRVIPAVEAESLLDACLVLGSTEITAYTKLDRFDPGHSFAAQLDGVVTLLTGLAAKARNAHAHLNLETHEDLTSTDVLRVVQAVGPDVVGVTFDLANAVVRGEHPLHVLEQLGPYVRQTQLEDVTLSLTKTGLRRHLAPCGGGITDWAEVIDVLGALAEPPNLTVEQHRGQFDIEVFDPIWVGAHPDLEPAGVLALVAEAVRGARQDGDGTWLQLSPEPQARGEREFLEHLRLSADHLRLVLAESSRTDRTTADGRETGRPLGGGGTYEGVQG; translated from the coding sequence GTGGCCGAGGAAGGCCTGGACGGCGTCGCGTTCGCGACTCCCCTCCTGGTGAGCAGCCGGCTGGATCGTCATGAACTGGTGGAGATACGTGACTTGGCGGCCGATCTCGGCCTGTACCTCGAAGTCGGCATCGGTGCCATCGCGACACCGGACCGTGTGATCCCGGCGGTCGAGGCCGAGTCACTGCTCGATGCCTGTCTGGTCCTGGGCAGCACCGAGATCACGGCCTACACGAAGCTCGATCGCTTCGACCCCGGGCACTCGTTCGCGGCTCAGCTGGACGGCGTGGTCACGCTCCTCACGGGGCTCGCCGCGAAAGCACGGAACGCACATGCGCACCTCAACCTGGAGACGCACGAGGACCTCACGTCCACCGATGTGCTTCGGGTGGTGCAGGCCGTGGGCCCGGACGTGGTGGGCGTGACCTTCGACCTGGCCAACGCCGTCGTACGGGGCGAGCACCCGCTGCATGTGCTCGAACAGCTCGGGCCGTACGTGCGCCAGACGCAGCTCGAGGACGTGACCCTCAGCCTGACGAAAACCGGTCTGAGACGGCATCTGGCGCCATGCGGCGGTGGCATCACCGACTGGGCCGAGGTCATCGACGTACTCGGCGCGCTGGCGGAACCGCCGAACCTCACTGTCGAACAGCACAGGGGCCAGTTCGACATCGAAGTCTTCGACCCCATCTGGGTCGGCGCGCATCCCGATCTCGAGCCGGCCGGAGTGCTCGCGCTCGTGGCCGAGGCGGTGCGCGGTGCCCGTCAGGACGGGGACGGGACGTGGTTGCAGCTCTCCCCGGAGCCACAAGCGCGAGGGGAGCGGGAGTTCTTGGAACACCTTCGGCTCAGCGCGGATCACCTCCGCCTTGTGCTCGCAGAAAGCAGCAGGACCGACCGCACGACGGCGGACGGGCGAGAGACCGGCCGCCCCCTTGGCGGCGGTGGCACCTATGAGGGAGTACAAGGATGA